The Pseudomonas multiresinivorans DNA window GTGGTGGTATCCGCCGTCGCCAGCATCAACTCCACGCTGATCGTCGGCAGCCGTACCACCTACGCCGCCGCCAGCGATGTGCCGGCGCTGCGGGTGCTCGGCCGCTGGGACGTGCGCCACGGCGTACCGCGCGCCGCACTGCTGGCCGAAGGGCTGGTGGCGCTGCTGTTGATCGCGGTCGGCGGCTGGAGCGGCCACGGCTTCAACACCATGGTGGAGTACATGACACCGGTGTACTGGCTGTTCCTCAGCCTGAGCAGCGTGGCGCTGATCGTCCTGCGCCGCCGCCACCCGGAAGTGCCCCGGCCGATCCGCGTGCCGCTCTACCCGTGGCTGCCGCTGGGCTTCCTCGCGGTGTGCCTGTACATGCTGTATTCCAGCGTCGCCTTTGTCGGCTGGGGCGCGCTGCTCGGTGTGGGTGTACTGGCGCTGGGCGCGGTGCTGCAACTGCTGCTGCGTTCGCGCACGGCGCTGTCTGCCAGCTGGCAGGAGGAGGGCGCCTGATGCGCGGGAAACGCTTGTGGCGCAATGGCGCCATCGTCGTGTTGCTGGCAGCGCTGATCGGCCTGTGGTTGAACGAGCCGGCAGCCAATAGCGCCAGCGGTGGCGAAGCCATCGGCCGGCGCATGCTGCGCACCGAGCTGTACCTGGAAGCGGTGGAACTGTCGCAGTGGGAGGACTTCCTCGCCCGCGAGGTGACGCCGCGCTTCCCCGATGGCCTGAGTTGGCTCGACCTGCATGGCCAGTGGCGCGGCCCCAGCGGCGGGCCGGAGAAGCTGCCGTCGCGGATGCTGATCCTCATCCACGCCGACAACCCCTACACCCGCCAGGCCCTGGCGCAGATCGGCGCGGACTTCAAGCAGCGCTTCGGTACCGCCGTGCTGCAGGTCAGCAGCCCGGTGCGCGCCCGCGACCCGGACTGGACGCCGCAGCGCCTGGACAACCCTCAGTTGTCGCGCTGAAGCCCGGCCTCGATCAGGTCGAGCATGTAGCGCGGCAGGGCGAACGCCGCCTGGTGTACCTCGGGGGTGTAGTAGCGGGTCACCAGGCCGCTTTTCGCAAAGCGCTGGCGCAGGGTTTCCAGGTCGGTGCGGCGAACCTTCTCGCTGTTCGACGCCCAGCCGAAGGCCATGCTGCCGCCGATGTAGGTCGGCACCGCGGCATGGAAGAAACCCCAGTCGGCGAAGTTGTCCGCCAGCCGCCGCGCCGTGCCGCCCAGTTCCTCAGGCTGGAGGAAGGGCACGCCATTCTGCGTGGCAAGGATACCGCTGGCGCCCAGGCGTTGCTGGCAGTTGCGGTAGAAGGCGTCGGTGAACAGGCTTGCCGCGGGGCCGCCCGGATCAGTCGAGTCGCAGAGGATCAGGTCGAAACTCTCGCGGCTCTGCGCCAGGTATTCCAGGCCGTCGGCGTAGATCAACCGCAGGCGCGGATCGTCCAGCGCGCCGGCCGAGTGATTCGGCAGCAGCTCGCGGCACAGCTCGACCACCTGCGGGTCGATCTCCACCGCGACGATTTCCTCGATACCGGCATGCCGCACGATCTCCCGCAGGATGCCGCCATCGCCCACGCCGATCACCAGCACGCGGCGCACTGCGCCATGGGCGAGGATCGGCACATGGGCGAGCATCTCGTGGTAGACGAACTCGTCCGCCTCGGTGGTCTGCACCACGCCATCCAGCGTCAGCACGCGGCCGAAGAGTCGATTGCGGAATACCTGCACGGCCTGTTGGCCGGTGTTGCCCTGGTAGATCGGCTCATCGACGCTCAGCGCCTGCGCGTAACCCTCGTATAGCGTTTCGCGGAATTCGCTCATCAGAAGGACACCTGAGCCGGTTGCGACAGCCGCAGCACGGAAAGGTCGCCGGTGATGCGCTTCCACGCCAGGCGGATCGCCTCGATGTCCTGACCGCGCGCGGCAGTGTCTTCATGCAGGATGACGATGACCTTGGTGCTCAGCCGCTCCGGCGCCGGCGCGCCGTGGTCACGCCACTGGCCGTAGGCATCGTAGGCGGTGAAACCGTCCGGGAATCGCGGCGTTACTTCCTGGTCGAGGAATTGTCGCCAGCGCTGCTCGCTGATCTTCTCCTTGCCGTCCTCCTGCCCCAGCGCGAAATACAACTCGGTGCGCAGCCACTGCGCCTGCGCCGGCCGCGTGGGGTCGCCCTGCAGAGTGGAAGTGGAAGGGTTGGTGGTATGGACAGAAGGAGCGGGCGGGGTGGCGCAGCCAAACAGCGCCAGGGCGAGGCTGGCGGCGAGCAGGTGGCGGAGCATAGGACTTCCTTGCGATGGGATGACAGTTGGACCAAACCGCCACTATAGAAGCTCGTCTGTTATTTCCTTAAATATTAAAAACGCATTCTCATATACCGGAATTCGAGACTCGTGAATTGCCATGGAAGCGCTCTAGGACGCGGATATCCGCCCGAAGCGAAGTTTTTGAGAGCTGGTTAGATTCAATATTCACTACGGTTCTTTGCTAAGCACTGGATGGGATATCCATGTTGCCGAAATTCACTTCGAGGGTTCTTTTAACGCCGTTAAAACGTCGCAATTGAAACCATGACGAACAACACCGCCATTATCGAATCAGAACCGAGAGAAGGCACGCCAGAAACCTCCGTTTCCCCGCCATCTTGTTCCGCCGCCGCGCCTTCCTAGAATCGGCCCCATTCGCAGCACTTCATTCCAATCGATTCAGGGAGCTCCACCATGATGAACGCCATGCAGATGCCGATGAACACCAACGCCATGATGCCGATGATGGGCATGCCGATGATGATGGCGACCATGGAGTGCGAGATGCTCGACGACGGCATGATGTGCCGCATGAAGCCGGCCATGGGCATGGAAATGGCCATGTTCCGCAACAGCGCCGAGATGATGGCGATGATGATGAACTGCGGCATGCCGATGATGATGCACTGCGGCAACCTGATGATGATGGGCATGTCCCAGCCCGCCATGGCCATGATGCCGATGATGGGCATGATGAACCCGATGATGTCGATGCCGATGATGGGTATGAACATGGGCATGCCCGCCATGAAGTGCATGATGGAGTGCTCCATGCAGGGCGACATGATGATGTGCAAGATGATGCCGATGCAGGGCATGAGCATGGACATGCTGAAGAACTGCTGCATGCTGATGAACAAGATGATGGAGTGCGGCATGCCGATGATGATGAGCTGCAACGGCATGCCGATGATGTGCTGCACCTGCTGATCGCTGGGTGCTGAAATGAAAAGGCCCGGTGGGGGAACCCGCCGGGCCTTTTGCTTTTTGCCTGGCGACTCAGTCCAGTCGTTCGGCGTAGGTGGTGACGAGGTAGGCGACGGCCTCGCTATCTGCCGGATTGCGGTAGCTGTGCGGCTGGTCGGCGTAGAACAGGATGGAGTCGCCGGTACCGAGGAGGAAGCGCTCCTCGTTCACGCTGATTTCCAGCACGCCCTGGGCGACTACCAGGTTTTCCTGGGTGCCCGGCGCATGGCCGGTGGAGTGTTCGGTGGCCAGGCCCTTCAGGCGCAGTTCGTAGAATTCCACCTGGCGCGAGACGTCGAAGGGGAACAGCGCGCGGCTGACGAAGGCGCCATCGCCGCTGACCAGGCGTTTGCTGTCGCGCGCGGGCAGCACGGCCACGCCTTCGAAGGCGCGGTCGTCGAGGAAGGCGGCAACCGAGACTTTCAGGCCCTGGGCGATCTTGCACAGCACCTTGATCGACGGGACGCTACGGCCGGACTCGATCTGCGCGAGCATGGTGCGGCTTACGCCGCAGAGGCGGGCCAAGCCATCGAGGGAGAGGTTGCGCTTGGCGCGCAGGCGCAGCAGGTTGCTGGCAACCCGCTCGCCGATGGGGTCTTCGGTGGTGCCGGGCGTGGCGTCGAACTCCACGGCCGGCAGCTCCGTGGAAAGCGACAGGCCCACGGGTCAGGCCTCGCGGCGGCCGCTGTCGCGGCTCTGCTGGACGATCTGCAAGGCGTCGTAGCCGGCACGCTGCGCGTACAGCATCCACATCAGCTCAGCCTGGCAGCGTGCCTGACGGCGCGTGCGGTGGCGGGCGAGGTCGATGATGTTGTCGGTGCGATCCATGGCGGCTCCGAAAGGCTTTGAGACAAGCCGGTTGCGGTGAAGTTGGAGCTAGCCTAGCCGTGATTCTATTAGAACCAGAAATACTGAATTTGCATTTGGTAATTACTTATTCAGCTATAAGCAGCCGCGATGGGAAATCTGCCTGGACCGCCACCGACACCGCATCCGGCCGCCAGAATTCCTGGTCGAATTCCACCAGCAGGCCGTCCTCGGCGTAGTTCAGGCGCTCCAGCACCAGGTTGCTGGCGCCGGAGGCCAATTGCAGCAGCTCGGCCTGGTCATCGTTGACCGTGCCCAGGCGCAGGTTCAGCGTGCAGCGCGTCTGCACCTTGCCGAAGCGCTCGCGCAACAGCGTGGTCAACGAACGATCCAGCCGCGCATCCAGCAACTCCGGGCACCAGCTGGCGAGCAGGGTGTTGATCTCCACCAGCACCGGGCGGCCATCGATCAGGCGGCGGCGGTGCAGGCGGAAGACGGGTTCGTCCGGTGACGGCAGATTCATCCGCGCGGCCAGCCAGGCGCCGGCGCGGCGGCGTTCGGCGCTCAGGCATTCGGTGAGCGGCTCGCGGCCCTGCAGGCGCACGTAGTCCATGAAGCTGACCAGCCGCGTCGGGTCGTAGTCGATGCGCGGTGGGCTGAGGTACCAGCCGCGGCGGTTCTCGCGGTAGATCAGGCCCTCGGTTTCCAGCTGTTGCAGGGCCTGGCGCAAGGTCACTCGGGTGCATTCGAAGCGCTCGGCGAGGTCGCGCTCGGGCGGCAGTTTCTGCCCGGCGAGGAAGCGCCCCTGGGCGATGTCCGCGGCCAACTGGTCGCGGATGCGCGCGTAGTGCGGCGGGATGGCCTGGTAGAGCATGGCGTTTCTCAGGAGTTGCCGGCCAGTGCCGGAGCGCTGGGCGGTTCGTCATGCAGCTCGCGCTGCCAGGCCAGCAGGCCGTAGATCGCCAGCACCACGAAGCCGGCGTAGAGCCCGGCGGTGAGGTACAGCGCCTTGTAGAGGAAGACCCCGGTGTAGAGCACGTCGAGGATGATCCACAGCCACCAGCTGGCGACGTATTTGCGCGCCGCCCAGAAGCTCGCCACCAGGCTGAAGGCGGTCAGCGCGGCGTCCATCCAGGGCAGGGCGGCGTCGGTGTGGGTGTGCATCGCCCAGCCCAGGGCGAAGGCCCCCACGGCACCGGCCAGGCAACTGGTGACAGCGGTGGAGAGGGGCAGGCGTTCGACGCGCACCTTGCCGTGGTCGCTGCCACCCTTGCTCCACTGCCACCAGCCGTAGAACTGCAGCACCACGAAGACCAGTTGCAGGAGCATGTCGGAGTAGAGCTTCACGCTGAAGAAGATCCAGGCGTAGAGCAGCACCGCCACCACGTTCACCGGCCAGCACCAGCGGATGCGCCTTGCAGTGAGCCAGACGCCGAGCACGTTGACGATCACCGCGATGATTTCCAGAGCAGACATTCGCGCTTACCTCAGAAGTTGACGCTCGCCGTCAGGCGAGCCGTGCGCGGCGCACCCTGGAACAGGTAGCCGTCGCCGAAATATTCACCGACATCGCGCCAGTAGCGCTTGTCGAACAGGTTGTCGACGCTCAGCCGCAGCACGGTCGGGTAGTCGCCGATGCGGGTGCTGAAGCGTGCGCCGGCGTCATACACGGTGTAGCCGCCGACTTCTACTGCGCCATCGCGGTCAGCATATTTGGCGCCGCTGTAGCGCGCCGCGCCCAGCAGCGAAAGCCCCGGCACTTCGGCCAGCGCATAGTCCGCCTGCAGGCTCGCGCGCAGGCGCGGGACGTTGATCGCCTGGTGGCCTTCGTAGTCGTCCGTGCCGCTGTTCACCACCCGCGAACGGATCGCCGCGAGGCTGCCGCTCAATTGCAGCGCGGAGGTTACCCGGCCACTGGCGGACAACTCCAGCCCGCTGTTCTTCTGCTGGCCCTGCTGCACGTAGGTGAAGCTGCCGTCGCCGTTGGGCCGGGCAAACTGGTAGGCCTGGTGGATCTGGAACAGCGCGGCGCTCCAGTCGAAGCCGGCCAGCTCCTGCTTGATGCCGAACTCGACCTGGCGCGAGGAGGTGGGCGCCAGGGTGTCGCCGGCGTTGCTGGCAAACCAGGGGGCCTCGCCGCCCAGGGACAGGCCCTTGCTGTAGCTGCCGTAGATGGAGATGTCCGCACGCGGCTTGAAGATCACCGCGCCGTTGGGCAGGAACTCCGCGCGGCGGGTATGCCGGGTGGTGTCGCCCTCGCTGTCGAACGTGCGCTCGTCCAGGCGCACCTGGCGCCCGCCCAGCACGACCTGCCATTGGTCATTGAGGGAGATGCGGTCGCTGGCGAACAGGCCATACTGGCGGCTGTCGAGGTGGCGGTAGCTGTGGCCGGGCTCGCCGTCGAAAGGCTCCACGGCGCCGATGCCGGTGTAGATGTTGCCGGTGCCGACCCACTCGTTGAGCTCCGGGCGGCTGTCCAGAACACGGCGGAAGGCCGAGGTGCCGACGGTCAGCTCGTGGCGCAACCAGCCGGTGGCGAACTGGCCGTGCAGGGCGGCTTCCAGTTCGTCGTTGCGGCGGGTGTCGTCGGGGCTGCGGAAGTCGTAGAGATCGTAGTCGCCTTCGGGGCTGAAGTAGTTCGGTACGGCGGAATCGGCGCAGCTGGCCGCGCCGTAGCAGCCCCAGGGGAAGGCGCTGTAGTCGTCGATCACCACGCGGCTGCGCGAGGCGCTTAAGGTGCCGGTCCAGGCGTCGTCGAAGCGGTACTCGAAGCGCGTATTGAGGTTCAGCGATTCGATGCGCACCGGGTCGGCCCAGCTCTGGTAGCCGATGCGGTCGTGCGGGTCGATGTCGTGGGGCAACTCCGTACCGCCGAGCAACTGGTAGCCGGGTGCCGAGGGCTGGCGACGGTTCTGGTATTCGGCGTCGAATTGCCAGAGGGCGTTGGGCGAGAGGTTCCAGTCCAGTGCCAGGGAGGCGAAGTCGCGTTGGCCGTCGGTGTGGTCGATGTAGGAGCGCAGGTCGTCGTGGGCGAGGTTGACCCGCACGCCAATCGTCTGCTCGTTATCCAGCCAGGCGCCGACGTCGGTGGCGACGTAGCGGCCACCCTCATCGTCGGTGCCCAGCGTCACCGAACGCACGTCCTGCGGGCGCTTGGTGACGTAGTTGATCACGCCGCCGGGCTCGGACACGCCGCTCTGCAGGCCGGACAACCCCTTGAGTACTTCGACCTGCTCCTTGTTCTCCAGCGCCACGTTCTGCTCGCCGGTGATGGTGCGGCCGTTGATCTTGTAGCTGCTGGCGGCGTTGAGCGAGTAGCCGCGGATCTCGAAGTTCTCGTAGTAGCCGACCGGTGCGTAGGCCTCGCCGGTGGAGGCATCGTTCTTCAGCACATCGCTGAGCAGGCGCGCCTGCTGGTCCTTGAGCAGCGCCTGGTTGAACACCGAGATGGACGCTGGCGTATCCAGCAGCGGCGCCTCGCCAAAGCCGCCGACCGACGCGCGGCCGCTGGCGTAGCTCTCGGTGTCGTGGCCGATCACCGTCACGGTGTCCAGGGTCGTGGCGTCTTCGGCGTGGCCTGGGCCGCTGGCCAGCAGCACGGCCAGGGTCAGCAGGCTGAGGGGAAATCGCGTGCGCGCGGGGCGCGGCAGGTACTGCATGGAACGCTCCTGAAAATCGCCGGGGCGTGCGCCGGGAATGCACGGGGCCGAGCCCCTCCCGCGCGAAACGGATGGCCTTGGATGTAAAACGTGAGTGCCCGCGAACGGGCGGTCAGGCCGGAGCTGCTCCGGTGGTCAATGGCAGGGTTGGCTCTGCGGCCCACTCCTGCAGCGAGCCGTCGTAGATCGCGACTCGGGTTTCCCCGGCCAGCGTCAGGGCGAGGGCCAGGGCGGCGGCGGAAATGCCGCCGCCGCAGTAAAGCAGCAGCGGCGCTTCGGCCTGTCGCAGCCCGGCAAGGGCCTCACCTAGAGCCGCACCGCGCCGGTAGCAGCCGTCGTCGTCGAACAGGCTGCGCGCGGGCAGGTTGGCGCTGCCGGGAATGTGCCCACGGCGGGCATAACGGGTGACGGCGCTGCCGTCGAAGAGGGCGGCGGACAGGGCGCAGACCAGCGTGCCAGGAGACTCTCCCGCGACGACTTTCTCGACGTCGTGGCGGTCGATCCAGAAGCCGTCCCGGTACTTCGCCGGGGCCGACAGCGTCCCGTTTCCCGCCTGGGAAGATTCGCCTTGTTCCAGCGAATATCCGGCGGCGATCCAGGCACGTAGTCCACCATCCAGCACGGCTGCATCAATGCCCAGGCTGCGCAACATCCACCACAGGCGCGCAGCCCAGAAACCGTCGCTGCGGTCATAGATCACCACCAGCGAGTCGTCGTCGACGCCGAGTGCCTGCAAGGCGTCCTGCGCCACTTGCGGATCGGGCAGGGCAAAGCTGAAGGACGCTTGCGGATCGGCCAGCTCGTCCAGCAGGTCGGCATGGCGTGCGCCGCGAATATGCCCAGCGAGCCATCCGGCGTGGCCGCTCTTTACGCGATAGTCGCCATCGAATTCGGGGGCCGCCAGTTCCACGCTGGCGTCCAGCAGGCACAGGCGCGGATCGTCCAGCGCGGCGGCCAGCCAGTGCGCGGTGACCAGAGGTTCGCTCATCTCATTTCACCTTCGCGGCCAGTTGGCGAATGTGATTGAGCAAACGCTGCCCTTCGGCTTCGAGGAACCAGCGGGTGTGGCCGATCAGGTAATTGTCATAGGCCAGCGAAGCGCTCTCGGCCGAGCCGAGGATGCCGTGGAAGTAGATGACCTCGGACAGCGCAAAATCCGCATGTACCAGCGGCAGCAGCGCAGCCAGGGCAAGCATGTCGTCGCGGCTCAGCGGGCGCACGCTGGCGTAGCCCTGCAGCAGGGCGTCCAGTGCATCGAGGTCGGCGACGGCGGCACGGCCCTGGTCCAGCTCCAGCCAGGGCACCAGGTTGCGCTCGATGGCGGTGGCCAGGTCGAACAGCGCGAAGCTGCGGTCGCTCAGGCCGAAGTCCAGCACTGAGACCACCTGCGCCTTCGGGCCTTCCTCGCTCCACAGCAGGTTCGATGCGTGCCAGTCATTGTGAGTCCACAGTGCCGGCTGGCGTTGCAGGTAGGGCAGCAGCTCGCGTTGCAGCGGCAGGTGCAGCTCGCTCAGCGTGTCTTTCCAGGGGCGCGCCTGCAGGTACTCCGCGAGGGCGGGTGCCTGGGCGAAGGTCGCTTCGATGGCGGCCAACGGGTCCGGCGCGCCGAACAGCTCGAGGTTGCTGACCAGTACACCGGCGCTGCGTGAGGGCGAGGCGAAACTTTCGGCGGCGCGGTGCAATTTCGCCAGCGCGGCGCCAGCGGCAAAGGCATGGGCGTTGTGCTGGAATGGCGTCCAGGACAGCGCGTCGCGGTACAGGTCGAGGCCTTCCGCCTTCTGGTGGACTTCATAGGTCCAGCCGTCGCGCTCGATGGCGCTGCGATCGTGCCGATCCCGCAATACCTGCGCGACCGGCGCGCCGTTGCGGGCCAGGTGATCGAGAAAGGCGTGTTCTTCCGCCAGCCAGTCAGCCGTGCGCACGCTAGGGTGGTGACGCTTGACGAACAGCGGCCCGCTGGCGGTCTCCACCAGCGCGGCGGCGGAGAAAGGCCGCGGGCTGTGCCAGGTGAGGCGGGCTTCGTCGCCGGCCTGCGGGAAGTCTTGCAGCAGCGCGGCGACCTCCGCTTCGGTCAGCGCCGGCCAGTCGGCTTCCACCGGCTCCAGGCCCATGCCATGGCTCAGGCGTTTCGTCATGCTGGGTTCTCCACTTGCCAGGCATTGCTGGTGGCGCCGCGCCAGATTTCCGGGTCGCGCAGCACACCATAGTCATGCAGCCACTGGGCATAGGGCTGCAGCAGTTCTTCGCGCTGTTCGCCCCAGCGGCCCTGATGCAGCCAGCTGGGCGCGATGCGCCGCAGGGATTCTGCCAGCATCTCGCGGGGAAAGTAGGGAATGGTGCGTTCGTAGACCGGTAGTGCGGTCTCTGGCTCCGCTGCTGCGGCGAGAAAACCGCGCGCGGTGACAGCGAGGAAACGCCGGGTGATCTCCGGATTGGCATCGAGCCAGTCCTCTCGCGCGCCCAGCAGATAGCTGTGGTAGGGCGGGGCGCCGATCTCGTCCACCGGCAGCACCACGCGGCGCTCATCGGCGATGGCGCTGGGCAGCAGCGCTTCCCAGGCCCAGTAGCCGCCGAAACTGGCATCGGCCAGGCCGGCGGCCAGGTCTTCGGGGCGCAATTCGCGGAAGCCGGCGTCCACCAGTTCCACCGCGTCCGGGTCGCCGCCGTCCTGGCTCACCAGGTGGCGCACCATGGCCAGGCCGCGTGGCGTCGGGTTGAGCGCCAGGCGCTTGCCCTGAAGGTCGCGGGGGCGACGGATGCCGCTGTCGGTGAGGGTCTGGATCGATTCCAGGCCGCGATGATTGATCGCCGCCACGCCGATCAGTGGCTGGCCGAGTTCTCGGCGCACCAGCAGGCGATTGCTGGGGAACACGCCGAACGCGGCGCCGCCGCGCAGCAGGTGGGCGAGAGTGTCGCCGTGGTAGGGGTCGTGCACCACCAGTTCCACGTCCAGCCCCGCCTCGCGGTACCAGCCGCGTTCACGGGCGAGGTAGAAACCGGCCGAATTGGGCCAGGGGTGGAAGTACTCAAGCATGACCCGCAAGGCAAACATGGAACCCTTCTCCGAAACGGCCAGCGGCCGATGACTGCGATGGGGCGTATTCCAAGGCAAATGAATTGGTATATACCAATATGAATTTCACTGGTTTTTATAATAAAAAGGAATAAAAAGGCCCGAGGCGGGCTGTAGGAAAGCAAAGGGACGAGGAAACCGGGAAATTTGCGCGAATCGCTCTGGCGCGGGCATTAAGGGTTATGACCTCATGCGATTTAGATATTTATGGTTATAAAGAGTCGGCTATAAAGTAACGGCTTCTTCTAAGTCACGGCGCAAGCAGGACCCATGAGCCATTCCCCCTGGGGCGCGATGCCCGTGCTGACCTTGCCGCAGGGCGAGAAGCAGCCGCTGTCCATTCGCGCCAAGGCGCTGGTGTTCTCCGATCCGCGCTCGCGCCAGTTGCTGGAGTTCCTCGATCGCGTCGGCCCCAGCGAGGTGCCGGTGCTGATCAACGGCGAGACGGGCACCGGCAAGGAGTTGGTGGCGCGCTACATCCACAGCGCCAGCGGGCGCAAGGGCGCGTTCGTCGCGGTGAACTGCGGTGCGATCAACGAGAACCTTGCCGAGAGCGAGCTGTTCGGCCACGAGGCCGGGGCCTTCTCCGGCGCCACCGGGCGCCGCGCCGGCTGGTTCGAGGAGGCCGACGGCGGCACCCTGTTCCTCGACGAGATCGGCGACCTGCCGATGCCGCTGCAGGTCAAGCTGCTGCGCGCTTTGCAGGAACAGGAGATCGTCCGCGTCGGCTCGCGCAAGCCGATCAAGGTGGATATCCGCCTGGTCACCGCCACCAACGTCGACCTGGAGCAGGCGGTGGATGCCGGTAATTTCCGTCTCGATCTGTTCTACCGCATCAACGTCGCCCAGGCGCGCGTGCTGCCCCTGCGCGAGCGCCCGCTGGACATCATGCCGCTGGTGGAGCACTTCCGCCGGCTCTACGCACAGCGCCTGAAGATCGCCGAACCGATGTTCTCCGAGGCCGCCGTCAGCGCGCTGCTGGACTACGCCTGGCCGGGCAACATCCGCGAGCTGGAGAACGTCGTGCACCTGGCGCTGCTGGTGGCGGGGGAAAAGGTGGTGCGGCCCGAGCACCTGAAGTTTTCCGCCGCGCTCTCCGGCCAACGCATGGGCGCGGGAGCGCCGACCGGGCTGCCGCAGGAGATCATCCGCGACCAGTTGCAGCGTCTGTTCGAGGTGCCGGGGGAAACCCTGCTGCACGATCTGGAAGATCTGATCGTCCGCGAGTCCTTCGCTCACTGCGGTTTCAACCAGCTGCGCACAGCGGTGCTGCTGGGCATCAGCCGCAACGCCATGCGCACGCTGCTGGTCAATCACGGCCTGCTCAAGGGCCGCGTCAAGGCCTGATCAGTCGCGGCGTCGCTGGCGGGCAGTGGCCGCGGCGGCATCGCGACGCAGCAGCGGCAATAGTTCCTCGCCCAGGTGGATCGCCTCTTCCAGATGCGGATAGCCGGAGAGGATGAAGGTATCCACGCCCAGTTGGTGATACTCCTCGATGCGCTCGGCGACTTCCGCGTAACTCCCCACCAGCGCGGTGCCCGCGCCACCGCGCACCAGGCCGACACCGGCCCAGAGATTCGGCGAGACCTCCAGGTCGCGCACACCGTGCGCGCGGCCCTGGGTCAGGCTGATCTGTCGCGATTGCCCCACCGATTCATAGGCTGCCAGTTGCTGCTGGGCGCGCTCGATGGCATCGCGGGGAATTTCCTCCAGCAGGCGCCCGACATGGGCCCAGGCCTGCCGTGAGTCGGCAGCGGCAAACACATGCAGACGCAAGCCGAAGCGCAGCTCGCGGCCGTGCACGGCCGCCAGCTCGCGCATGCGCAGGATGCGCTCGCGGATCATCGCCGGTGGCTCGCCCCACATCAGGTAGCTCTGCGCGTGGCTGGCGGCGATGCGCTCGGCCACTTCCGAAGCACCGCCAAAACAGATCGGCGGCAACGCCGCCTCGTGCGCGATGGGCACCGGGCTGCCGGTGCGATAGTAGCGCCCGTGGTGCTCGCGCCCGGCCCAGGTGGCGCGGAACACGTCGAGGAATTCAGCGCTGCGGGCGTAGCGTTCGTCGTGCTCGAGGAAGTCGCCCAGGGCGCGCTGCTCGAAGCGGCTGGAGCCGCTGACCAGATGCAGCAGCAGGCGGTTGTCGCTGAGCTGCTGCAAGGTGGCAGCCTTGTGCGCGGTGTAGGCGGGTAGCTCGACGCCGGGGCGCAGGGTCAGCAGGAACTTCAGCCGGCGCACTTCCTGGACCATCAGCGCGACGATCAGCCAGGGGTCTTCGAAGCCGCTGGCGGTGGGTACCATGATGCCGTCGAACGCTGCCTGCTCGGCGGCACGTACCACCTGGCGAAGATAGTCCAGGGTCGGTGTGCGCTCGCCCTGCTGGAACAGCCCGACCTTGGGCAGGCCGCTGCTGGTGAGGTGGTGTCCGTCGCCGTTGGTGGGCAGGAACCAGTCGATTTCGATGCTTCGGCGTTTGGGGTCAGCGGCCA harbors:
- a CDS encoding DUF3574 domain-containing protein, whose protein sequence is MRGKRLWRNGAIVVLLAALIGLWLNEPAANSASGGEAIGRRMLRTELYLEAVELSQWEDFLAREVTPRFPDGLSWLDLHGQWRGPSGGPEKLPSRMLILIHADNPYTRQALAQIGADFKQRFGTAVLQVSSPVRARDPDWTPQRLDNPQLSR
- the speE gene encoding polyamine aminopropyltransferase, which codes for MSEFRETLYEGYAQALSVDEPIYQGNTGQQAVQVFRNRLFGRVLTLDGVVQTTEADEFVYHEMLAHVPILAHGAVRRVLVIGVGDGGILREIVRHAGIEEIVAVEIDPQVVELCRELLPNHSAGALDDPRLRLIYADGLEYLAQSRESFDLILCDSTDPGGPAASLFTDAFYRNCQQRLGASGILATQNGVPFLQPEELGGTARRLADNFADWGFFHAAVPTYIGGSMAFGWASNSEKVRRTDLETLRQRFAKSGLVTRYYTPEVHQAAFALPRYMLDLIEAGLQRDN
- a CDS encoding DUF3574 domain-containing protein — encoded protein: MLRHLLAASLALALFGCATPPAPSVHTTNPSTSTLQGDPTRPAQAQWLRTELYFALGQEDGKEKISEQRWRQFLDQEVTPRFPDGFTAYDAYGQWRDHGAPAPERLSTKVIVILHEDTAARGQDIEAIRLAWKRITGDLSVLRLSQPAQVSF
- a CDS encoding helix-turn-helix domain-containing protein, with product MEFDATPGTTEDPIGERVASNLLRLRAKRNLSLDGLARLCGVSRTMLAQIESGRSVPSIKVLCKIAQGLKVSVAAFLDDRAFEGVAVLPARDSKRLVSGDGAFVSRALFPFDVSRQVEFYELRLKGLATEHSTGHAPGTQENLVVAQGVLEISVNEERFLLGTGDSILFYADQPHSYRNPADSEAVAYLVTTYAERLD
- a CDS encoding UTRA domain-containing protein translates to MLYQAIPPHYARIRDQLAADIAQGRFLAGQKLPPERDLAERFECTRVTLRQALQQLETEGLIYRENRRGWYLSPPRIDYDPTRLVSFMDYVRLQGREPLTECLSAERRRAGAWLAARMNLPSPDEPVFRLHRRRLIDGRPVLVEINTLLASWCPELLDARLDRSLTTLLRERFGKVQTRCTLNLRLGTVNDDQAELLQLASGASNLVLERLNYAEDGLLVEFDQEFWRPDAVSVAVQADFPSRLLIAE
- the pnuC gene encoding nicotinamide riboside transporter PnuC; its protein translation is MSALEIIAVIVNVLGVWLTARRIRWCWPVNVVAVLLYAWIFFSVKLYSDMLLQLVFVVLQFYGWWQWSKGGSDHGKVRVERLPLSTAVTSCLAGAVGAFALGWAMHTHTDAALPWMDAALTAFSLVASFWAARKYVASWWLWIILDVLYTGVFLYKALYLTAGLYAGFVVLAIYGLLAWQRELHDEPPSAPALAGNS
- a CDS encoding TonB-dependent siderophore receptor, which produces MQYLPRPARTRFPLSLLTLAVLLASGPGHAEDATTLDTVTVIGHDTESYASGRASVGGFGEAPLLDTPASISVFNQALLKDQQARLLSDVLKNDASTGEAYAPVGYYENFEIRGYSLNAASSYKINGRTITGEQNVALENKEQVEVLKGLSGLQSGVSEPGGVINYVTKRPQDVRSVTLGTDDEGGRYVATDVGAWLDNEQTIGVRVNLAHDDLRSYIDHTDGQRDFASLALDWNLSPNALWQFDAEYQNRRQPSAPGYQLLGGTELPHDIDPHDRIGYQSWADPVRIESLNLNTRFEYRFDDAWTGTLSASRSRVVIDDYSAFPWGCYGAASCADSAVPNYFSPEGDYDLYDFRSPDDTRRNDELEAALHGQFATGWLRHELTVGTSAFRRVLDSRPELNEWVGTGNIYTGIGAVEPFDGEPGHSYRHLDSRQYGLFASDRISLNDQWQVVLGGRQVRLDERTFDSEGDTTRHTRRAEFLPNGAVIFKPRADISIYGSYSKGLSLGGEAPWFASNAGDTLAPTSSRQVEFGIKQELAGFDWSAALFQIHQAYQFARPNGDGSFTYVQQGQQKNSGLELSASGRVTSALQLSGSLAAIRSRVVNSGTDDYEGHQAINVPRLRASLQADYALAEVPGLSLLGAARYSGAKYADRDGAVEVGGYTVYDAGARFSTRIGDYPTVLRLSVDNLFDKRYWRDVGEYFGDGYLFQGAPRTARLTASVNF
- a CDS encoding sulfurtransferase translates to MSEPLVTAHWLAAALDDPRLCLLDASVELAAPEFDGDYRVKSGHAGWLAGHIRGARHADLLDELADPQASFSFALPDPQVAQDALQALGVDDDSLVVIYDRSDGFWAARLWWMLRSLGIDAAVLDGGLRAWIAAGYSLEQGESSQAGNGTLSAPAKYRDGFWIDRHDVEKVVAGESPGTLVCALSAALFDGSAVTRYARRGHIPGSANLPARSLFDDDGCYRRGAALGEALAGLRQAEAPLLLYCGGGISAAALALALTLAGETRVAIYDGSLQEWAAEPTLPLTTGAAPA